The Microlunatus antarcticus DNA segment GACGGGCAGGGCCGCGCGCCGCGGGTCGCGGAGGTCCCCGGCGACGAACTCGCGCTTGAGCTCCAGCCCGGCGACGAAGAAGAAGATCGCGAGCAGCCCGTCGCCGGCCCAGGCCCCCAGCGTCAGGTCGAGGTGCAGCGCCTCGGGCCCGACGACCAGGTCGCGGAGCCGGGCGTACGCGGCGCCCCAGGGTGAGTTGGCCCAGACGAGGGCGAGCACGGTCGCGACGAGGAGCAGGGCGCCGCCGACGGTCTCGCGGCGCAGCAGGGCGGCGATCCGGGCCGTCTCGGTCCAGGAGCCGCGCGGGAAGACCGAGCGCGGGGCGGTGGGGGTGGTGGTCATCGTCGTTCCTCAGGGGTCGCCAGCATCATCGCCGACCAGACTTCCCGGCACACCAGAGCCCACCTTAGACGGCGAAGACCGGGACGCCGCACTCCTCCGGTGCACTCTTCCCTGACGTGAGGGTAGAGTTCGGACCGACTGCTGCGGGTCGTCCGCAGCCCTTCCGACGACCGACCCCCGGTCTCCTCCTCCGAACGGACCCCGTGACCTCCTCCGCCCTCGCCCCTGCGCAGGTGCCCGCAGCATCCCCACCCGACTCCGTCCTGGCCGCGCTGCGCTCGCCGCGTCGTCTGCGCACGGAGGTGCTCGCCGGGCTGGTCGTCGCGCTGGCGCTGATCCCCGAGGCGATCTCGTTCTCGATCATCGCGGGCGTCGACCCGCGGGTCGGGCTGTTCGCCTCCTTCACGATGGCGGTGACGATCGCGTTCGTCGGCGGTCGGCCGGCCATGATCTCGGCCGCGACGGGTGCGGTCGCGCTGGTCATCGCGCCGCTCGTACGGGCGTACGGGCTCGACTACCTGGTCGTCACGGTGCTCCTGGCCGGGGTGCTGCAGATCGTGCTCAGCCTGCTCGGCGTCGCCCGGCTCATGCGCTTCGTGCCGCGCAGCGTCATGATCGGCTTCGTCAACGCGCTGGCGATCCTGATCTTCACCAGTCAGATGCCGTACCTCATCGGGGTGCCGTGGCTCGTCTACCCGATGGTGGCGGCCGGGATCGCCGTCATGGTCTTCCTCCCGCGGCTGACCCGCGTCGTCCCGGCGCCGCTGGTGGCGATCGTGCTGATCACGGTCACCGTCGTCGTCCTGGGCCTGCAGGTGCCGACGGTCGGCGACCAGGGCGCGCTGCCCGACAGCCTGCCGAGCCTGTTCTTCCCCGACGTGCCCCTGACCTGGGCGACCCTGCGGATCATCGCGCCGTTCGCGTTCGCGGTGGCGCTGGTCGGGATCCTGGAGTCGTTGATGACGGCCAAGCTCGTCGACGAGGTCACCGACAGCCACTCGGACAAGCGGCGGGAGACCTGGGGCCAGGGCGTGGCGAACATCGTCACCGGGCTCTTCGGGGGCATGGGCGGCTGCGCGATGATCGGCCAGACGATGATCAACACGAAGGTCTCGGGGGCGCGGACGCGGATCTCGACGTTCCTGGCCGGGGTGTTCCTGCTGATCCTCGTCGTCGTGCTCGGCGACGTCGTGGCCGGGATCCCGATGGCCGCGCTGGTCGCCGTGATGATCATGGTGTCGGTCGGGACCTTCGACTGGCACAGCATCCGGCCGTCCACGCTGCGGCGGATGCCGCTGAGCGCCACGGTGATCATGCTGGCCACCGTCGTCGTGACGGTCGCAACCCACAACCTGGCGTACGGCGTGCTCGTCGGCGTCGTCGTGGCCTGCCTGTTCTTCGCCCGCCGGGTCGCGCACTTCACCGAGGTCGTCGACGTCGCGCACCCCGACGAGGACACCCGCGTCTACGCGGTGCGCGGGGCGCTGTTCTTCGCCTCGAGCAACGACCTCGTCGGTCAGTTCGACTACGCCGGCGACCCGGCCCACGTGGTCATCGACCTCAGCGGCGCGCAGATCTACGACTCCTCGACCGTCGCGGCGCTGGACTCGATCGAGCTCAAGTACCGCCAGCGCGGCAAACGGGTGGAGATCGTCGGTCTCAACGAGCCCAGCCAGGCCTGGCACTCCCGCCTCACCGGTCAGCTCGGTGCCGGTGACTGACGGGGCTCCGGGCGCCCACGTGAGCTCGCGCCCGGCCGACCAGCACCCCGTGCAGATGCAGATCGGGCAGGTGGCCGAGCTGACCGAGGTGTCTGTCCGCACGCTGCGCCACTGGGAGGAGGCGGGCCTGGTCACCCCGTCCGCCCGCAGCACCGGTGGCTTCCGTCTCTACACCGCCGACGACGTGGCCCGGCTCCGCACCATCCGGCGCATGAAGCCGCTCGGCTTCACCCTCGACGAGATGAAGCAGATGCTCGTGTCGCTGGACGTGCTCGACGACCCGACGGCGACGCCCGAGGCCCGGGCGGCGGCCGTCGCCTTCGTCGTCGACTGCCACGCGCGCGCGGTCGAGAGCTGCTCGACGCTGCGGCGCCAGCTCGCGTACGCCGAGGAGTTCCGGGACCTGCTCGCCACCCGGGGCCGGCGCGACTAGAAGCTGCCGTAGGTGTCGATGCGCGACCTGGCCTGCCAGGACGACAGCCAGACGAGCACGCCCGCCAGCAGGCCGGGGACCCAGGCCGGCCCGACGCCGAGCGGGACGCCGAGGGCGTGCAGCTGGTGCGCGCCGATCAGGAGCGGGACGGCGGCGAGCAGCAGCGGGTAGGCCGACAGGTGCAGGAACCACCAGACGATCCGGTTGATCTCCTCCGTCAGCAGCGCCCAGCACGACAGCACCGCGACGACGGTCCCGATCTGCTGGAGGCCCGGACCGGCGGCGGCGAAGTTCAGCGCGAGGTTGTACGCCGACCGGATCTCCTGGCGGTAGCCCGGGAGGTACGTGGGGTCGACACCACCGAGGAGACCGGCCGCGCCGAACAGCCGGGGCCGCCCGGTCACCGGGACGGACCGGGCGTCGATGTAGCCGAGCGTGACGTACGGCAGCACGACGCCGAGCAGGAGGAGGAGCAGGAGCGCCCCCACGCGGATCGCGCGGCTCCGGGTGACGACGAGGTTGCCGCGCTGCAGCAGCACCGGGTCGGCGCCGGCGGCGCCGGTCACGCCGTCACGGCGGTCTGGTCTGGCCATCCGAGAACCCTCCCACCTCCCACCCGGGCCCGACCAGCCGACGCGAGATTCTTCAGCCCCGGCAACGATGTCGGTCCGCGCGACCGTTGCCAGGCACCGACCGGGGGCCCTACGGTGCTCAGACGCCTGCGGCGCACGCCGCCGGTCGGACCCGCCACCTCAGAGCCGAGGAGCACCCCATGAGCAGCAGCAGCGACAGCCCGTACGAGGACCCGGCCCGGGGTGACGGGGGCTCGGGAGGGGTCGGGGTGGCGGAACGGGGGGCCGAGCACCACTGGTTCCAGGTGCCGACCAAGGAGGTCGGACCGAAGTTCGTCGGCGGGCTCGTCTTCGCGCAGCTGATCTTCTTCATCGCCCTGCTCGGTCCCGCGATCGTCGGCATCAGCCTCAAGGTGCAGAAGACCATCCCGCTCGAGCAGCAGACGACGGCCGTAGGCATCATCGGCGGCTTCGGCGCGCTGGCCGCCACGCTGGGCAACGTCGTCTTCGGGCGGCTCTCGGACCGGACCACCTCGCGCTTCGGCCGGCGCCGGCCCTGGCTCGTCGCCGGCACGACCGTGATGACGCTCGCCTTCGTCGTGATGGCTCTCGGGCAGAACGTCACCGTGATCACGCTCGGCTGGTGCCTCGCCCAGCTGGGCGCGAACGCCACGTTGGCCCCGTTCGTCGCCACGATCTCCGACCAGGTGCCGAAGTTCCAGCGGGGGAGCGTCGCCGCGCTGCTCGGCATCGCCCAGAACGTCGGCATCCTGGGCGGCACCTACCTCGCCCAGCTGCTCCAGAACCACCTCGTGGTCCTGTTCGTCGTGCCGTCGATCTTCGCCATCGGCGCGATGATCCTGTTCGCGGTGATCCTGCCCGACCAGCGGCTGCGCGTGAAGCCGGGGGCGATGACGCCCTCGGAATGGATCACCACGCTGTGGCTGAACCCCCTGAAGCACCCCGACTTCGCCCTCGCCTGGTGGTCGCGCTTCCTCATCACGCTCGCCACGTTCATGTTCACGACGTTCCGGCTCTTCTACCTGCGCGACAAGCTCGGCCTGGCGGAGAGCGCCGCGCCGGCGGCGGTCACGGTCGGGGTCCTGATCTACACCATCGCGCTCGTCGTGTCGGGCTACGTCGCGGGCAAGATCTCCGACCGGACCGGCAGGCGGAAGTTCCTGGTCGCGGGCTCCACGCTGCTCTTCGGCGTCGGCATCGTGCTGCTGGCGCACGTCAGCACGCTGGCCGGCTTCTACGTCGTCGAGGGGATCCTGGGCGTCGCGTACGGCATCTACGTCGGGGTCGACCTCGCGCTGGTCGTCGACGTCCTGCCCAACCCGGACGACGCGGGCAAGGACCTCGGCGTGTTCAACATGGCCAACGCCCTGCCGCAGAGCGCGGCCCCGGCCATCGGGGCGCTGCTGCTCTCGATCGGAGCCGTGGGGGCCGACAAGAACTACACGCTGCTGCTCTACTCGGCCGGGGTGGCGGCCCTGATCGGCGCCCTGGTCGTGCTGCCGATCAAGAAGGTGAAGTGAGCGACCTCGACGTCGACCGCCTGCTGACCGAGCTGACCCTGCAGGAGAAGGCCTCGCTGACCAGCGGCTCCGACTTCTGGCACACCACCGGGGTCGAACGGCTCGGCATCCCGCGGATCATGGTCTCGGACGGCCCGCACGGCCTCCGGGCCCAGCCGGAGGAGGGCGACCACCTCGGGCTCGGCGGGTCGCTGCCCGCGACCTGCTTCCCGACGGCCTCGGCGATCGCCTCGGCCTGGGACCCGGAGCTGCTCGGCCGGATCGGCGCGGCGCTGGCCCAGGAGGCCCGCGCCTGCAACCTGTCGGTGATCCTCGGCCCGGGCATCAACATCAAGCGCTCACCGCTGTGCGGTCGCAACTTCGAGTACTTCTCGGAGGACCCGTACCTCACCGGGGAGCTCGCGGTCGGCCTCGTCGACGGCATCCAGGCGCACGGCGTCGGCACCTCGCTGAAGCACTACGCGGCCAACAACCAGGAGACCGACCGGCTGCGGGTGGACGCCCGGGTCGACGAGCGCACGCTGCGCGAGATCTACCTGCCCGCCTTCGAACGGGTCGTCACGGCGTCGCAGCCGTGGACGGTGATGTGCGCCTACAACAAGGTGAACGGGCTGTCCGCGTCGGAGAACCCGTGGCTGCTGACCACGGTCCTGCGCGACGACTTCGGCTTCGAGGGCCTGGTCGTGTCGGACTGGGGCGCGGTCTACCACCGCGTGCCCGCGCTGGTCGCCGGGACCGACCTCGAGATGCCGCCGGCGCTGCCGCACAGCCCGGACGCGGTGGTCGCGGCCGTGCAGTCGGGCGAGCTCGACGTCGCGGTGCTCGACGCGCGCGTGCGTACGGTGCTCGAGCTCGCCGCCAAGGGGCGGCACGTGCTCGACCTCGACGAGTCCTTCGACGTCGACGCGCACCACACCCTGGCGCGGGAGGCGGCGGCGCGGTCGGTCGTGCTGCTCACCAACGACGGCATCCTGCCGCTCGCGCCGGACACCTCGATCGCCGTCGTCGGCGAGCTCGCCCGCACCCCGCGCTACCAGGGGGCGGGCTCGTCGCAGGTGAACCCCACCCGCGTCGACGTCATCCTCGACGAGCTCACGGCCCGCTTCGGGGACGTGCCGTTCGCGGCCGGCTACGGGGTGGGCGACACGGGCGAGGACGAGGCGCTGCGCGCCGAGGCCGAACGGGTCGCGACGCAGGCCAGCACGGTGGTCGTGGTCCTCGGGCTGCCGGCCGCCGACGAGTCGGAGGGCTTCGACCGGACCCACCTGGACCTGCCGGCCAACCAGCTGGCCACGCTCGCGGCGGTCGCCGCGGTCAACGCCGACGTCGTCGTGGTGCTGGCCAACGGCTCGACCGTCGTGCTGGGCGACGTCGTGCCGCACGCACGGGCCCTGGTCGAGGCGTGGCTGGGCGGCCAGGCCGCCGGGGGCGGGATCGTGGACGTCCTCACCGGGGCGGTGAACCCGTCGGGCAAGCTCGCCGAGACGGTCCCGCACCGGCTCGAGGACAGCTCGTCCTACCTGGGCTTCCCCGGCGACTCGCAGGTCGTGCGCTACGGAGAGGGGCTCTTCGTCGGCTACCGGGGCTACGACGCCTCCCACCTCGAGGTCGCGTTCCCGTTCGGCTTCGGGCTGTCGTACACGACCTTCGCGCTCTCCGACCTGACGGTGGCGACCCACGGGTCGGTCGCCGACGGGTCGCTGGGGGCGACGGTGACCGTCACCGTGCGCAACACCGGGTCCGTGACCGGGGCCGAGGTCGTGCAGGTGTACGTCGAGGACCCCGGGTCGAGCGTCACGCGCCCGGTGCGGGAGCTCGGCGGGTTCGCCCGCGTCGAGCTGGCCCCCGGCGCCTCGCAGCAGGTGTCGGTCGAGCTCGGCCAGCGGGCGTTCTCCTTCTGGTCGGAGCTGAACGGGCGGTGGGCCGTCGAGGCGGGCGACTTCACGCTGGCCGTGGGGTCGAGCTCCCGCGACCTGCCGCTGCGCCAGACCGTGCACGTGGACGCGCCGAGCCTGGCCCGCCCGCTCGCCCGCGACTCGACCCTGCACGAGTGGATGGCCGACCCGCGCGGCCGCGCGCTGCTCGAGCGCGAGATCAGCGCCGGTCAGCCCGGCGCGGTGCTCGAGCCGGAGCTCCTCAGCGTCATCGGGACGATGCCGATGAGCACGCTGGCGAACTTCGGCGGGATGAGCCTGTCGCAGGACCGCCTGGACGAGGTCACGGAGGAGTGGCGCCGGGGGGCCGATGCTCCTGCATAATTCGGAGCCCCATGAGAACGCGCACCCACGTCCCCGACGCCGCTGAGCCCCGTCCGACGATCGTCTACGACTCGTTCGCCGGCCGCTACAGCGACAGCCCACGCGCGCTCCACACGTGGCTCACGCCGCGCGTGGACGCCGACCACGTGTGGCTCGTGGACCCCGCGCACCGGGCCGGGTTCCCGTCGGGGGTCGCGACCGTGCCGTACGGGTCCGCGGAGTCCGTCGCCGCGCTCGAGGCGGCCGACCTCGTCGTGGGCAACACCCACATCGAGATCAGCTGGACCAAGCGACCGGGCTCGACCTACCTCCAGCTCTGGCACGGCACGCCGCTGAAGACCGTGCACCGCGACGTCCGGTGGGCGCCGCCCGGCCGCCTGGACTGGCTGGAGGAGGACGTCGCGCGCTGGGACCACCTGCTCTCCCCGAGCCCGGCGAGCACGCCCCGGCTGCGCAGCGCGTTCCGCTGGGGCGGGTCGGTCCTCGAGCTCGGCTATCCCCGCAACGACGTGCTGCAGCGCCCCGTGGTGGACGAGGTCCGCGCCCGCACCCGGGCGTCGCTCGGCCTGGCCGACGACGAGACCGTCGTGCTCTACGCGCCGACCTTCCGCGACCGGATGTTCGACGACCGCTCCACCCCGCTGCACCTCGCCCTGGACCTGGAGCGGCTTGTCGCCGACCTCGGCCCCGGGGTGCGGGTGCTGACCCGGGTGCACTACTTCATGACCGACCGCCTCGTGCGGGTCGAGGTGCCCGGCGTGCTCGACGTCTCCTGGCACCCCGACATCGCCGAGCTCTACGCGGCCGCCGACGTGCTGGTGACCGACTACTCGTCGTCGATGTTCGACTTCGCGGTCACGGGCAAGCCGCTGATCTTCTACACCTACGACCTCGAGACCTACCGTGACGTCGACCGCGGCTTCTACTTCGAGCTCGAGCCCGTGGCGCCCGGACCGGTCGTCCGCACCCAGGAGGCGCTGACCGCCGCCCTGACCGACCTGCCCGGCGTCCGGCGGGCGTACGCGACGGCCTACCGGGAGTTCCGCCGCACCTACTGCGCCCTCGACGACGGCCACGCCACCCGGCGGGTCGGCCGCTTCGTCAAGGGTCAGCTGCTCGCCCAGCGGGACGAGGCCCTGGCGGGTCTCTGACGCCGAGGCGTCCGCCGTTCAGGGTTGTCGGTGCGAGCGCCTACCGTGTCGCGGGTGGTGAGCGCGGTCGGGATCGGCGACGTGCGTGCGCTGCTGACCGACGGCACGTTCGACGTGGGCACGCGGCATCGGGGGCTGGCGTACGCGCGCGGGGGCCGGGTCAGCCACCTCGAGCAGGACTGGGCCGACGGCTCCCTCTTCGCCTCCGCCCTCGTGAGGGGCAGCGAGACCTACCGGACCACGCTGATGATCGAGCCCGGCGGCCCGGACGGGCTGCGCGTCCGCACCGGCTGCAGCTGCCCGGTCGGTGACGCCTGCAAGCACGCGTACGCCCTCGTCTCGGCGCTGACCTCGGCGGCCGCGGGGGTGGGCGAGGGTCGGCGCCCGGACTGGCGGACGGTGCTCGACGGGGTGCTCGACGAGGCGGCGGGCGCGGCCACCGCTCCCGTCCCGGACGTCGTGCTGGGGGTGGAGCTCGTCCTGCCCAAGCCGCCGCCCCGGTCGCGCTGGGGCCCCGCGGAGGCACCGTTCCGCGTGTGGGTCCGCGCCGTGCGCAAGGGGAAGAACGGGCGCTGGGTCCGGCGCGGGGTGGAGTGGTCGCGGATCGGGACCGACCCGTACGGCTCGGCCTGGGTGCGGACGCCCGAGGTCGCGGACGGCGACCCCGCCGACCTCGAGGCCCTCGCGGACCTGAAGAACGCCCTGCTGGGGCGCCGCGGCTACCTGGCGACGTCCTCCGACGCCATCGACCTGCACGCCGCCGGGCCCGGGCTCTGGCGGGCCCTGGAGCGCGTGGTCGCGCGCGGGCTGCCGCTGGTCGTGCCGGGCGGTGCCGACGTCCGGCTCGTCGACGCCGCGACCCTCGGGGTGGACGTACGGCGCCCGTCCGCCAAGAGCGGGGAGGCCGGGGAGGTCGAGGTCAGCGTCGGCGTGACCGCGGACGGCGTGCGCTACGCCGCCGAGGACGTCGCGCTGGTGGGGGAGCCACCCCACGGCGTGGTGCTGCGGCGGCGCCCGACCGACGACCCGGCGACGACCACCTCGCTGGTGCTCGCCCCGCTCGCCGGCCCGGTGCCGCCGTCGGTCCGCTCCTGGCTCGACACCGGCCTCGACCTCCGCGTGGGCGCCGAGGCGCTGCCGGAGCTCGTGGGGGAGTACCTGCCCGCCCTCGCGTCGACCGTCGAGGTCACGTCCCGCGACGGGTCGGTGGACATCCCCGGCCCCGCCGTCGTCACCCTGCGCGGCGACGTGACCTGGAGCGAGGACGGCCGCGTCGAGCTCGGCTGGCGCTGGCTCTACCGCCGCGGCGACCAGGCCCAGCAGTTCCCGCTCGACGGCCAGGACGGTCCCCGCGGCTGGCGCGACCGCGGGGCGGAGGCCGCCCTGGTGGACCGGCTCGGCTGGGACCCCGAGCTCGACGCGCTGCTCGGCCTGCGGCTGCGCGGCCCCGGCACGCTGACGGCGAGCGTCAGTCTGCGCGACGTCGAGGCCATGCGGTTCGCGGAACGTGACCTGCCGCGCCTCCAGGCCCACCCGGAGCTGGAGGTCGTCACCAACGGCTCGCCGCCCGCGTTCCGCGAGGTCACCGGGCTCCCGCAGGTCCAGTTCCACCCGCGCGGTGCGGCGATGCGCCACGACCAGACCGACTGGCTCGACCTCGAGGTGCTGGTGTCCGTCGAGGACGACGAGCTGGGCACCGTGTGGCTCGGGCTGCCGACGGTGCTGAAGGCGCTGGCCACCGGCCAGACGGTCGTCATGCTGCGCAAGGGCGCGTACGTGAACCTCGACCGGCCCGAGCTCGACCGCCTGGCGCGGCTCGTGCAGGAGGCGCGGACGTTCACCGACCGGCGGTCCGCGCGGCGCCGGACGGAGGAGCCGGACGACGACGCCGAGGCCGAGCTCGCGGCGGGTCTTGGGGCGGACAGCGACGTGATCCGACTCAGCCGGCAGGCCCACGGCCTGCTCGCGGACGTCCACGAGATCGGGGCGACCGAGGGTCAGCTGAGCGAGTGGGCCGCCGCCTCGGCCGCGCTGCGCGGGCTGGCCGAGGAGGGCGCGGAGCTCCCGGTCGAGCCCCTGCCCGTCGACCTGCGGGCCACGCTGCGGCCGTACCAGCACGAGGGCTACCAGTGGCTGAGCTTCCTGCGTCGCCAGCGGCTCGGCGGGATCCTGGCCGACGACATGGGCCTGGGCAAGACCGTGCAGACGCTGGCGATGATCGCCCGAGCGCGCGAGGAGCAGGAGGAGCGTGAGGACGGGACCGCGCGGCGACCGTTCCTGGTCGTCGTCCCGTCCAGCGTGGTCGCGACGTGGCGCTCCGAGGCGGGACGCTTCACCCCCGGCCTCCGCCTGGCCACCGTCACCGGTGCGACGGCGCGGCGGGGCTGGTCGCTCTCCCGCCTGCTGGACCCGCCCGACCCCGACGAGCAGGTCGACGTCGTCGTGACGACGTACACGCTGCTGCGTCTCGAGGCGGCCGACTACGCCGCCGTGCGGTGGGCCGGGCTGGTCCTCGACGAGGCGCAGGCGGTGAAGAACCACCGCAGCAAGACCTGGTCGGCCCTGCGCGACGTCGAGGCCGACTGCCGCTTCGCCATCACGGGCACGCCGCTGGAGAACAACCTGATGGAGCTGTGGTCGATCCTGTCGCTCACCGCTCCCGGCATGTTCCCGTACGCGGAGTCGTTCCGGACCACGGTCGCCCAGCCGATCGAGCAGCAGGCCGACCCGCAGGCGCTGCCCGCCCTGCTGAAGCGGATCCGGCCCGTCGTGCTGCGCCGGACGAAGGAGCTGGTGGCCGGCGACCTGCCACCCAAGCAGGTCCAGGTGGTCGAGGTCGAGCTGTCCCAGCAGCACCGCGTGCTCTACGACACCCACCTCGCCCGCGAGCGCCAACGGCTGCTCAAGCTGCTCGACGACGACGAGGGCGTCGAGCACAACCGCATCACGATCCTCGCCTCGCTCACGCGGCTGCGGCAGCTCGCGCTCGACCCCGCGCTCGTGGACCCGGTCCACTCCGACGTCGGCTCGGCCAAGATCGACGAGCTGCTCGACCGCCTCGAGGAGCTGGCTGCAGAGGGCCACCGGGCGCTGGTGTTCAGCCAGTTCACCCGGTTCCTGGGGCGGATCCGGGCCCGCCTCGACGCGGCCGGGATCCCGTACGCGTACCTCGACGGGAGGACGCGCAACCGGGCCGAGGTGGTCGACGGGTTCCGGCAGGGCACGGCACCCGTGTTCCTCATCAGCCTCAAGGCCGGCGGCGTCGGGCTCAACCTCACCGAGGCCGACTACGTCTTCGTCCTCGACCCCTGGTGGAACCCGGCGGTCGAGGCCCAGGCGATCGACCGGACGCACCGGATCGGCCAGACCCGGCCCGTCATGGTCTACCGCCTGGTGGCCGCCGACACCGTGGAGCAGAAGGTCGTCGCGCTGTCGGCACGCAAGGCGGAGCTGTTCGCGAGCGTGCTCGACGGCGAGGTCGAGCTCGGCGCCGCCCTGACGGCCCGGGACATCGCGGCGCTGGTCGGCTGACGCGGCTCATCCGCGGGTCGTCGCAGATCGGCGCGGATCCGACCGGGCAGACGCGGTCGGATCCGCACCGTTCAGCGGGTGGGGAGCTCGATCAGGCAGGGTCCGTCCTCCGACGGCGTGACCGACGCCGTCAGCCGGTCTCCGTCGCGCCGGACCTCGGCCGAGCCGTTGAGGACGCGGACGTCGGCGAGGTCGACCTCGGCCGTCACCTCCAGCGGAACCGTCCCGGCGGCGTCGACCACGGCCACGAGGTGGCCCGGCGTGCCCAGCCACCGCACCCACGGCTCGTCCGACGGGCGCGCCACGTCCGGCTCGACCGGCGTCGACGCGCGCAGCACGGGGGCGGCCGCGTCCATCCAGCGGCCCAGGCCCTCGAGCGCGCGTCGCTGGAACTCGGGGATGACACCCTCGGCCGTCGGTCCGACGTTGAGCAGCAGCCGTCCGCCGCGGGCGACGATGTCGGTCAGGTAGCGCGTGAGGGCCCGCCCGTCCATCGCCCGGCTCTCGTCCTCCGCGGTGTTGTGGCCGAAGGAGAAGCCGATGCCCCGGTTGTTCTCCCACGGCTCAGCGCCCTCGACGTGGCGGTTGTGCTCGTACTCGCTCGTGACGAAGTCGTGGTGGGTGTCGCCCCAGCGGTCGTTGACCACGCCGTCCGGCACGGCCGCGTAGTAGTCCGCGAACAACCGGTGCAGCGACTCCGGGCCGCCGCGCTTGGCGAAGTCGGGCCACTCGATGTCGTTCCACAGCACGCTGGGGGAGTAGCGCCGCACGAGGTCGGCCACGTGGGAGAAGGCGTAGAGGCTGTACGCGGCGTCCCGGGGGCGCAGGTCCTGCACCTCGGCGAACGTGGTCTGCGGCGGGAGGTCGGTCACGGACCAGTCCAGCCCGCCGGAGTAGTAGACGCCGAAGCGGAGCCCCTCGGCCCGGACCGCGTCCG contains these protein-coding regions:
- a CDS encoding MFS transporter, whose amino-acid sequence is MSSSSDSPYEDPARGDGGSGGVGVAERGAEHHWFQVPTKEVGPKFVGGLVFAQLIFFIALLGPAIVGISLKVQKTIPLEQQTTAVGIIGGFGALAATLGNVVFGRLSDRTTSRFGRRRPWLVAGTTVMTLAFVVMALGQNVTVITLGWCLAQLGANATLAPFVATISDQVPKFQRGSVAALLGIAQNVGILGGTYLAQLLQNHLVVLFVVPSIFAIGAMILFAVILPDQRLRVKPGAMTPSEWITTLWLNPLKHPDFALAWWSRFLITLATFMFTTFRLFYLRDKLGLAESAAPAAVTVGVLIYTIALVVSGYVAGKISDRTGRRKFLVAGSTLLFGVGIVLLAHVSTLAGFYVVEGILGVAYGIYVGVDLALVVDVLPNPDDAGKDLGVFNMANALPQSAAPAIGALLLSIGAVGADKNYTLLLYSAGVAALIGALVVLPIKKVK
- a CDS encoding SulP family inorganic anion transporter, yielding MPAASPPDSVLAALRSPRRLRTEVLAGLVVALALIPEAISFSIIAGVDPRVGLFASFTMAVTIAFVGGRPAMISAATGAVALVIAPLVRAYGLDYLVVTVLLAGVLQIVLSLLGVARLMRFVPRSVMIGFVNALAILIFTSQMPYLIGVPWLVYPMVAAGIAVMVFLPRLTRVVPAPLVAIVLITVTVVVLGLQVPTVGDQGALPDSLPSLFFPDVPLTWATLRIIAPFAFAVALVGILESLMTAKLVDEVTDSHSDKRRETWGQGVANIVTGLFGGMGGCAMIGQTMINTKVSGARTRISTFLAGVFLLILVVVLGDVVAGIPMAALVAVMIMVSVGTFDWHSIRPSTLRRMPLSATVIMLATVVVTVATHNLAYGVLVGVVVACLFFARRVAHFTEVVDVAHPDEDTRVYAVRGALFFASSNDLVGQFDYAGDPAHVVIDLSGAQIYDSSTVAALDSIELKYRQRGKRVEIVGLNEPSQAWHSRLTGQLGAGD
- a CDS encoding CDP-glycerol glycerophosphotransferase family protein produces the protein MRTRTHVPDAAEPRPTIVYDSFAGRYSDSPRALHTWLTPRVDADHVWLVDPAHRAGFPSGVATVPYGSAESVAALEAADLVVGNTHIEISWTKRPGSTYLQLWHGTPLKTVHRDVRWAPPGRLDWLEEDVARWDHLLSPSPASTPRLRSAFRWGGSVLELGYPRNDVLQRPVVDEVRARTRASLGLADDETVVLYAPTFRDRMFDDRSTPLHLALDLERLVADLGPGVRVLTRVHYFMTDRLVRVEVPGVLDVSWHPDIAELYAAADVLVTDYSSSMFDFAVTGKPLIFYTYDLETYRDVDRGFYFELEPVAPGPVVRTQEALTAALTDLPGVRRAYATAYREFRRTYCALDDGHATRRVGRFVKGQLLAQRDEALAGL
- a CDS encoding beta-glucosidase family protein — encoded protein: MSDLDVDRLLTELTLQEKASLTSGSDFWHTTGVERLGIPRIMVSDGPHGLRAQPEEGDHLGLGGSLPATCFPTASAIASAWDPELLGRIGAALAQEARACNLSVILGPGINIKRSPLCGRNFEYFSEDPYLTGELAVGLVDGIQAHGVGTSLKHYAANNQETDRLRVDARVDERTLREIYLPAFERVVTASQPWTVMCAYNKVNGLSASENPWLLTTVLRDDFGFEGLVVSDWGAVYHRVPALVAGTDLEMPPALPHSPDAVVAAVQSGELDVAVLDARVRTVLELAAKGRHVLDLDESFDVDAHHTLAREAAARSVVLLTNDGILPLAPDTSIAVVGELARTPRYQGAGSSQVNPTRVDVILDELTARFGDVPFAAGYGVGDTGEDEALRAEAERVATQASTVVVVLGLPAADESEGFDRTHLDLPANQLATLAAVAAVNADVVVVLANGSTVVLGDVVPHARALVEAWLGGQAAGGGIVDVLTGAVNPSGKLAETVPHRLEDSSSYLGFPGDSQVVRYGEGLFVGYRGYDASHLEVAFPFGFGLSYTTFALSDLTVATHGSVADGSLGATVTVTVRNTGSVTGAEVVQVYVEDPGSSVTRPVRELGGFARVELAPGASQQVSVELGQRAFSFWSELNGRWAVEAGDFTLAVGSSSRDLPLRQTVHVDAPSLARPLARDSTLHEWMADPRGRALLEREISAGQPGAVLEPELLSVIGTMPMSTLANFGGMSLSQDRLDEVTEEWRRGADAPA
- a CDS encoding MerR family transcriptional regulator gives rise to the protein MTDGAPGAHVSSRPADQHPVQMQIGQVAELTEVSVRTLRHWEEAGLVTPSARSTGGFRLYTADDVARLRTIRRMKPLGFTLDEMKQMLVSLDVLDDPTATPEARAAAVAFVVDCHARAVESCSTLRRQLAYAEEFRDLLATRGRRD